The Anastrepha obliqua isolate idAnaObli1 chromosome 5, idAnaObli1_1.0, whole genome shotgun sequence DNA window ATACAGCGCATCGAAAGTATTGACTTGGAAGGCGATTCCTCTGCGGTATTATCTGAGAAATCCACACTTTTAGATGATATAGCACAGTTGCTTGCTGATGTCGATCTTACAGCCGCAGACGACGTTGCCAATAGTGAGGCTGTGGTTTACAAGAAAGTCTTTCACAAAGTAGACTTGAAGGGATTTCGTACAAATTTGGCCAAGTCGGCGGAAACGACAGTGCATaagtttgcaataatttttactagATTTTGGAATTCGCTTGGTGATACAGAGAAAGAGCTGCTGTCAGAATTACGTGATTGGTGGATACATTTTAATGCAGAGAAAAATgccgaagaaaaaattaaacattttgcgGAATTCCTCAAAATATTTGGAGTTTAAGTACACAGAGGGTctacttgaaatttaaccatttcCCGAAGGTTGGCGctggttaaattttgttaatgaaataaaagaaaagatttcTTAGAAAATTTCTTGCTAGtagaaaatattgttgaaaaaatCAATCATAATTTGTTAGTGAATGCGTCCATTAGAGTGAAATGCATAATTATCGTAAGCGAGCAAGCACCATTACATCTGCTGTAGGTCTTGCGTGCGTTCTCCACTGCCGGTAGGGTAGTaagttaaacttaaaaacaattataatttgTTCAGTTGGCCACCTGGGCATAGCAGACATTAATATGCCAGCTGCCCTCAAAAGCCTTTCACCATTCAGAGTCGGAATGCAACTGCATCAATGGAAGTACAACAAATTAGCAATACTAAAGCttcaatatattaaaataaatggtaaATAATACGCTGAGATATATTAGTCACAATTTAATAGCATTAAGTTTTGCCTTTTAAGGGATtacgggtagtcagaggcccgaaaaaatgatgattttcaatattttttttttgttttttctagtccattgctttatttcacaaaaataataacttagcattaatacatcatgtttcgacttgactctagcaaaattttaaaaataaaaaattaataattgtaaaagtttctccagaagtcccttgcggtgatcatcacaagtccttggagactcATCTCAAATCAattggacaagagaaattagttttattaatagaaaatcTTGGGCctaatcgaagcttttttcaaaattaacaatatggcggtctcaggaaatatttttcagattttcgagaaaaaaccgataattaattgttaaaaaaaaatcgaaatttttgaaaaaaaagttcttcgatcaggcacgagctttttatgttttttaaaagcaatataaattttattgaaatccaccaagcggtttttaagctacagtgatcaccagttcaacgtagaatctctcttgccaacaagtgttactttggactaagtaggcaattgattagtaaagtcctctctcgacgaacaaaactaatactgtACAagcctctcatcatgcccgtcctaacgtatggcgcagaagcgtggacgatgacaacatccgatgaagcgacgcttgaagtgtttgagagaaagattctgcgtatgaattttggacctttccacgttggcaacggcgaatatcacaggcgatggaacgatgagctgtatgagctttacgacgaaatagacatagcgcagcgaataaagatccagcggcgaCGTTGGCTGTGTCATTttgtctgaatggatacaaacgttccggctctgaaagtattcgatgtggaatcagctggtggtagcaaataaagaagaaggcctcttctgcgttggaaagatcagatggcttcacttggtgtgtccaattgcgcgactggcgcgctttgttaaactcactaagcggttatcgcgcctatTAAGAAGAAGTAGagcaccagttcaaaaaacatagttttgaaaacaacgaattttaagtttttctatctgctccggagcgctcgagcgctctttgttaattcttgaataactcgaaaagtatttttcggatTTACTTCCAATTTTCgcacaatatttctaaaatattatactttaatgcaatgcaaaaacaaaattccaattgttttgaaaattctgtttACCCCTAATCTCTAAAATCTCTACGGAGTTAGAGAATATATCAAACTGTTTACATTACATTCCTTGTTTCACGGGTTGTATGGCAATTAGCGCCTTGTAGTGtattgttgaaaccaaatgttgtagACATCACGGGCTTCATTTtctggcatcaaaaagtcatttatcatggcacgatagcattcgccattctctgctacattggcgccagcctcgtctttgtaGAAATATGGGCCTGTAATTCCTCCAGTCCATCggccgcaccaaacgattgCTTTCAATGGATATAATGGTTGTTCTTCAacggcttcgggttgctcttcagctcctatacggcaattttgctcattgacgtagccattaagccaaaaatgggcctcatctcCTTTCGTAATACGATTCGTACGATTTGTCAACGTTGTTGTGGcctaagtctttccatgatgaaatattaATGGAAAAgtgatgtatttagtttgacagtagtcacgcgtaatctgtcaaaaaaatctcCAATCTGTACCTGGAAAGGTACCCTCTCAATTGCTTGAGCACATCCTGCTATAGATTTCACTCGaactgaaataatttataagtcacctatttaataaaaatattttgagcctacaataataaatataagcgaataatatttttctaaaatataaaatcgagacacaaactatttttctaaggGCTTTTTCTAAATAATAAAGACCCTCCCTACTCTTTAGCACAGCGTCTTTTAGTTCTGTTCGGACATTCGGCAATCACTACATATTTTCTATGCAATATTCTCTCACGTAGATGTGCGTTGACTTGACCTAAAAAGCGGCGGAAGTGGTGCGGATTACCCTTTCTTCCAAGCGTATCTGCCTTCTCATTATCTGATCTGTTATAGTGACCCGCTGCCCATACCTGTTGAAAACCAAACGGCACGATTAGTGTTGCACTTTCCGAATCAACCGTGACAGAGTCAAGTGGATGGAGTGAgagagcgcagcttggctgtgcGAGTAGATACACAAGTAAAttacatgatggaaagaataatgagatggcgcctatcgtggtaccgttactttgctctcagcgagtttgacaatgagttacgtcgttttagcaccagtatggccagattaccagtTTTGCAACatgatttagcttttttttcttgttatttagtctcggagttttattTCTATGTTTACTATTCTGCAAAATATaggtacattttttaaaaattagttcaataattcagtcagttttatttagctttacttttttttaacatctggtagcaTTGTCCGCGAttacagttgttgttggtgttcttctgctttcagcagtcaaatcactctctcgctactgcagtgttgtctagctttggatataaaaatgcaCTCAAATGCccacttaaagaaaataaaataccaaattgttatggaattacttaaagaattttGTATGCTGCTTAAAGAATgttgtgttatggttatgtacaatttaatttatgagctttttgttaagagaaattCTTTTGTTAAGA harbors:
- the LOC129248347 gene encoding uncharacterized protein LOC129248347 gives rise to the protein MAKQIILLVFSVSLFLQLTPSYTHDQAFNSFVKADHSPEQTEATKPSVESLTSEVAPLLIYTAILLEEHGRHIIRESRIFLKDVVGELLELPLRSEFILRNITRFNNLIQRIESIDLEGDSSAVLSEKSTLLDDIAQLLADVDLTAADDVANSEAVVYKKVFHKVDLKGFRTNLAKSAETTVHKFAIIFTRFWNSLGDTEKELLSELRDWWIHFNAEKNAEEKIKHFAEFLKIFGV